The Caenorhabditis elegans chromosome II genome has a segment encoding these proteins:
- the T13H5.1 gene encoding protein-tyrosine-phosphatase (Confirmed by transcript evidence) produces MISDIMATGAQNQQIDAEVRICCVIQVRMWPIENKVPLSTTGLIDVIKMARSWRKRAPDRPETKPTIVMSHNGVSRVGVYIGANICIDQMDIDHEVDVFHAVKMMRINRPQLIDMKDEYKYLYDVMLHWYMTNPDYRIYDKEDSEDTDSQKTSRPPSNRHSIKEKSSFRSKFSFRRRNTTRQNENNAVDQRVNSN; encoded by the exons ATGATCAGCGACATCATGGCCACTGGAGcacaaaatcaacaaattgatGCAGAAGTTCGAATTTGTTGCGTTATTCAG GTCAGAATGTGGCCTATTGAAAACAAAGTCCCACTGTCAACAACTGGCCTCATAGATGTTATCAAGATGGCCAGAAGTTGGAGGAAAAGAGCACCAGATCGTCCAGAAACCAAACCAACTATTGTCATGTCACA taACGGAGTATCCCGAGTTGGTGTGTACATTGGAGCAAACATATGCATTGATCAAATGGATATTGACCATGAAGTTGACGTTTTTCATGCAGTCAAAATGATGAGGATCAATAGACCACAGTTGATTGATATGAAG GATGAGTATAAATATCTTTACGACGTGATGTTGCATTGGTACATGACAAATCCCGACTATCGAATCTATGACAAAGAAGATAGTGAAGATACGGACAGTCAAAAAACATCTCGACCGCCGTCAAATCGTCATTCAATCAAAGAGAAAAGCTCGTTTAGG agTAAATTCTCATTCCGTCGACGTAACACAACTcgtcaaaatgaaaataacgCGGTAGATCAACGTGTGAACAGCAATTGA